From one Triticum aestivum cultivar Chinese Spring chromosome 4B, IWGSC CS RefSeq v2.1, whole genome shotgun sequence genomic stretch:
- the LOC123093795 gene encoding uncharacterized protein, translated as MACRRSAALLWAALLLHLAAAAEAASKPPAVVGGPVSRAEDARLFHIYYGQGFKVIKNAWDGNSYLLMQSTSKMASRTRYCTGRIKSFVVPLANYSLDTTASPVSFFELLGVLENLKGVTSPQVASQCVLQAYASGNVQLVNGTDAGKLSQFCAHFVSTDQDKGCNFAAYVPSEEDTPLQRAEWIKYLGTFTNSEDRANAVYDAIKTNYLCLSKAAAALSTRFKPVVAWVEFTEGVWTFVRESYKLQYVKDAGAEIVDATITDKRFNGSDPEDMDSLHAILCTVDVVIDQTYASDPAEYKLSTFLDNIDVGRDSCFSFITNQSIWRFDKRIGNSKTLDWSDGAISQPQLVLADLIEVFFPTGNYTTVYFRNLAKEEGVTEIGPEMCTRSISTPMEPTILPCQ; from the exons ATGGCGTGCCGCCGGAGCGCGGCGCTGCTGTGGGCGGCTCTGCTCCTGcacttggccgccgccgccgaggcggcGAGCAAGCCGCCGGCGGTGGTGGGCGGGCCGGTGTCGCGGGCGGAGGACGCGCGGCTGTTCCACATATACTACGGACAGGGCTTCAAGGTGATCAAGAACGCCTGGGACGGCAACAGCTACCTCCTCATGCAG AGCACGTCCAAGATGGCGAGCAGGACGAGGTACTGCACGGGGAGGATCAAGTCCTTCGTCGTCCCCCTCGCCAACTACTCCCTCGACACCACCGCCTCTCCAG TGTCCTTCTTTGAG CTACTTGGGGTGCTGGAGAACCTGAAGGGGGTAACATCACCTCAGGTGGCCTCTCAGTGCGTGCTCCAGGCATATGCAAGTGGAAATGTTCAGCTTGTCAACGGGACAGACGCAGGCAAACTCTCGCAGTTCTGCGCGCATTTCGTGAGCACGGATCAAGATAAAGGTTGCAACTTCGCAGCCTACGTGCCCTCCGAAGAGGACACGCCGTTGCAG AGGGCCGAGTGGATCAAATACCTGGGAACGTTCACCAACTCCGAAGACAGGGCCAATGCAGTATATGATGCA ATTAAGACAAACTATCTGTGCCTAAGCAAAGCAGCAGCTGCCCTAAGCACCCGATTCAAGCCTGTAGTGGCATGGGTCGAATTCACAGAG GGAGTGTGGACATTTGTCAGAGAAAGCTACAAGTTACAG TATGTCAAAGATGCAGGAGCAGAGATTGTTGATGCAACTATTACCGATAAGCGATTCAACGGTTCCGATCCAGAGGACATGGACAGCTTACATGCCATCCTTTGT ACGGTGGATGTGGTCATAGATCAGACATACGCCTCGGATCCTGCAGAGTACAAGCTGTCCACATTTTTGGACAATATTGATGTGGGCCGTGACTCTTGTTTTAGTTTCATAACGAACCAAAGCATATGGAGATTTGATAAAAGAATAGGAAATTCAAAGACACTTG ATTGGTCAGATGGAGCTATCTCCCAGCCCCAGTTGGTTCTTGCTGATCTAATAGAAGTTTTCTTCCCAACGGGGAACTACACAACAGTTTACTTCAGGAACCTTGCAAAG GAAGAAGGGGTCACAGAAATTGGCCCTGAAATGTGCACTAGGAGCATATCCACGCCCATGGAGCCTACGATCCTGCCCTGCCAATGA
- the LOC123093797 gene encoding uncharacterized protein gives MAPVSLPPGFRFHPTDEELIIYYLKSKINGRQIELEIIPEVDLYKCEPWDLPEKSFLPSKDLEWYFFSPRDRKYPNGSRTNRATKAGYWKATGKDRKVNSQKRAVGMKKTLVYYRGRAPHGSRTDWVMHEYRLDERECEIDNGLQDAYALCRIFKKTAPGPKIMEHYGAAQYHGEPPQWTPSSVERSPTPCDGRGGGDDFESSSFSFPTEAPMTSGSMHGGGFGMQMIGGMPQEDGRWMQFLSEDAFNATNPYFMNPAAASNFSCLPSKVDVALECARLQHRLTLPPLEVEDFPHDVSLDTKTGILQSNPNEVDILQEFLSVASASQELINGSGSSSYPDMWLGAGTSSGGGHYMNELSSLVDLGAAKAKEEVDNFYHMCGIGASMTRRDDEPGRLVEISDMQEFKEEKKRPVENLRGVKLVNNDLGEIVVEGDESNPAEGITHYPIQDTAENSGEAGHHMTDHTTDEGGIDTAPIFSQSQPDDFALAIGFGNDGDDNTDPNASFDLYGKVDVQRGLFVSRVGAAKTFFHRIEPPKKVSFHLNPAASEVSKAIEKFHYLPVTSKVSGSGSSSSRVSVFGKVKALIRGKFPTMRRPPSPQRQRPEATVSELLQIVSLLLAPKEAVAEREEEMARKKAKPGRRGCDGGCSSSWQLGLPGKGSKGISSMFLSGKWAFLTSALAAVRAPGPCNHF, from the exons ATGGCGCCGGTGAGTCTGCCGCCGGGCTTCCGGTTTCACCCAACCGACGAGGAGCTCATCATCTACTACCTTAAGAGCAAGATCAACGGGAGGCAGATTGAGCTCGAGATCATCCCGGAGGTTGATCTTTACAAGTGCGAGCCCTGGGACCTGCCAG AAAAGTCATTCCTCCCAAGCAAAGACCTGGAATGGTACTTCTTCAGCCCGCGAGACCGCAAGTACCCGAACGGATCGAGGACGAACCGCGCAACCAAAGCCGGGTACTGGAAGGCAACCGGGAAAGACCGCAAAGTGAATTCGCAGAAGCGTGCAGTTGGTATGAAGAAGACCCTTGTGTACTACCGTGGCCGTGCCCCGCATGGGTCTCGCACCGACTGGGTCATGCACGAGTACCGCCTCGACGAGAGGGAATGCGAGATCGACAACGGCTTACAG GACGCGTATGCATTGTGTCGGATTTTCAAGAAGACGGCACCCGGGCCGAAGATCATGGAGCACTACGGCGCGGCGCAGTACCACGGCGAGCCGCCTCAGTGGACTCCGAGCAGCGTCGAGCGCTCCCCAACACCGTGTGATGGAAGAGGTGGTGGTGATGACTTCGAGAGCAGCAGCTTCTCGTTCCCGACGGAGGCCCCAATGACTTCAGGATCCATGCATGGGGGTGGGTTCGGGATGCAGATGATAGGCGGCATGCCTCAGGAGGACGGCAGGTGGATGCAGTTCTTGAGTGAAGACGCCTTCAACGCCACCAACCCCTACTTCATGAACCCAGCTGCTGCCTCCAACTTCTCATGCCTTCCATCCAAG GTGGATGTTGCACTGGAGTGTGCAAGGCTGCAGCACAGGTTGACCCTGCCGCCATTGGAGGTGGAGGATTTCCCACACGATGTCAGCCTCGACACGAAAACCGGCATACTCCAGAGCAACCCCAACGAGGTTGACATTCTCCAGGAGTTCCTGTCAGTGGCCTCGGCATCTCAGGAGCTGATCAATGGCTCCGGCAGTAGCAGCTACCCTGATATGTGGTTAGGTGCCGGCACCAGCAGTGGCGGCGGCCACTACATGAACGAGTTGTCCTCTCTCGTTGATCTCGGCGcggcgaaggcgaaggaggaggtcGACAATTTCTACCATATGTGCGGCATTGGCGCGTCAATGACGAGGCGTGACGACGAACCCGGCAGGCTGGTTGAGATCAGTGACATGCAGGAGTTCAAGGAAGAGAAGAAGCGGCCGGTGGAGAACCTCAGAGGTGTCAAGCTGGTGAACAATGATCTTGGAGAG ATCGTGGTGGAAGGAGATGAAAGCAATCCAGCAGAAGGCATCACGCACTATCCTATACAAGATACCGCAGAGAATTCAG GAGAAGCCGGTCACCACATGACCGATCATACCACTGACGAAGGCGGCATCGACACGGCCCCCATCTTCTCGCAATCCCAGCCTGACGACTTCGCTCTTGCTATTGGTTTCGGCAACGACGGCGACGACAACACCGACCCCAACGCGTCCTTCGACCTGTACGGGAAGGTCGACGTGCAGCGCGGGCTCTTTGTCTCGCGGGTCGGCGCGGCGAAGACATTCTTCCACCGCATCGAGCCCCCGAAGAAGGTCAGCTTCCACCTGAATCCAGCAGCGAGCGAGGTCAGCAAGGCGATCGAGAAGTTCCATTATCTCCCCGTCACGTCCAAAGTTAGCGGTAGTGGTAGTAGCAGTAGCAGGGTCTCCGTCTTTGGCAAGGTGAAGGCACTCATCAGGGGCAAATTCCCGACGATGAGGAGGCCGCCATCACCGCAGCGCCAGAGGCCGGAGGCGACAGTGAGTGAGCTGCTGCAGATCGTGTCACTCCTCCTCGCACCCAAGGAAGCCGTAGCCGAGCGAGAAGAAGAGATGGCGAGGAAGAAGGCGAAGCCGGGACGACGGGGTTGCGACGGCGGGTGCAGCAGCTCGTGGCAGCTCGGGCTCCCCGGCAAGGGGAGCAAGGGCATTTCCAGCATGTTTTTGAGTGGGAAATGGGCGTTTCTAACCTCTGCATTGGCGGCCGTCCGCGCCCCAGGGCCGTGCAATCACTTCTGA
- the LOC123093798 gene encoding uncharacterized protein, which produces MDSLLLFSISLVWFVCRSVFCFVLPATNPSMAQASASAPPTSRGRPGSSPRRPTPTSCCSATRGYACAASTTSSTRRTDHARRPARYPRLQRVRRKSRAPGRASAAACEGEKAILRLPQALFLPDPGHHRQPKQRLHQAHRDGNWPAKKGERGDLRGVPPRFHQKPRPEPRCGGWRATTWSMPILIPFCHGRTGALAAPDVDEIIVGPIHSKLLPWTPGSISDSEPTEVTLLPVLNTGLPAMSMDDDVVYLLSKACSSGEMEVVIAVDSRKKTLRGVGKLVAGKDFTDMRNLTTKISKYLSLNTAAE; this is translated from the exons ATGGATTCACTGTTGCTGTTCAGTATATCTCTCGTGTGGTTCGTCTGTCGTTCTGTGTTCTGTTTCGTTCTGCCCGCCACGAATCCGTCCATGGCCCAGGCCTCGGCCTCGGCGCCGCCGACTTCGCGGGGGCGCCCAGGGTCGTCGCCGCGGAGGCCGACGCCGACCTCGTGCTGCTCCGCTACGCGCGGCTACGCTTGCGCTgcttcgactacttcctctacacgcCGCACGGATCACGCTCGGAGGCCCGCGCGGTATCCTCGCCTTCAACGTGTTCGACGAAAGTCCCGTGCTCCAGGACGTGCCTCTGCCGCCGCCTGCGAGGGGGAAAAGGCTATCTTACGCCTACCACAAGCGCTGTTCCTTCCCGATCCGGGACATCACCGTCAGCCCAAGCAAAGATTGCATCAAGCACATCGAGATGGAAACTGGCCTGCCAAGAAGGGAGAACGTGGTGACCTCCGAGGAGTACCGCCGAGGTTCCACCAGAAGCCACGCCCTGAACCCCGCTGTGGTGGCTGGAGGGCCACCACATGGAGCATGCCGATCCTGATTCCATTCTGTCATGGGAGGACTGGAGCCCTGGCTGCACCGGATGTCGATGAGATTATCGTCGGGCCAATACATTCCAAGCTGCTGCCATGGACGCCAGGCAGTATCAGTGACAGTGAGCCCACGGAGGTGACGTTGCTGCCAGTCCTCAACACGGGTTTACCCGCAATGAGTATGGATGATGATGTTGTGTACCTGCTGTCCAAGgcatgctcctctggtgagatGGAAGTGGTGATTGCTGTTGACTCGAGGAAGAAGACGCTGCGAGGAGTGGGCAAGCTTGTTGCCGGAAAAGACTTCACTGACATGCGCAACCTCACCACCAAGATCTCCAAGTATCTCAGTCTCAATACGGCCGCAG AATGA